A window of the Candidatus Liberibacter solanacearum CLso-ZC1 genome harbors these coding sequences:
- the lspA gene encoding signal peptidase II has translation MIFFSLIVFFLTLDQLIKIKLESVLTLHEPKHIFSFLFLYLTHNTGVSFSMLSNISPKIIISIRILITSFIVFIWMKSARKNFAFDMGYILIIAGAVGNIIDHYLYGYVIDYVMLRTQVWSFAIFNLADFLISLGACILICNESFDSNKKNTISHKN, from the coding sequence ATGATATTTTTTTCTCTCATTGTTTTTTTCTTGACCTTAGATCAATTAATTAAAATAAAACTAGAATCTGTTTTAACCTTACACGAGCCCAAACATATTTTTTCTTTTTTATTCTTGTATTTGACTCATAATACTGGTGTATCTTTTTCGATGCTATCAAATATATCACCAAAAATAATTATAAGCATTCGCATATTGATAACCTCTTTTATTGTTTTCATATGGATGAAGAGCGCAAGAAAGAATTTTGCGTTTGATATGGGATATATACTAATTATAGCAGGTGCAGTAGGCAATATAATTGACCATTATCTATATGGTTATGTTATTGATTATGTAATGCTACGTACTCAAGTATGGTCTTTTGCGATTTTTAATCTAGCAGACTTTTTAATATCTCTTGGAGCATGTATCCTCATATGCAATGAGTCTTTTGACTCTAACAAAAAGAATACAATCAGTCATAAAAACTAA
- the mutS gene encoding DNA mismatch repair protein MutS — protein sequence MTKEFSSQQESCLENIDIEKDLKSSTPMMRQYIEIKSINPDSLLFYRMGDFYELFFEDAIIASRCLGITLTKRGKHLGKDIPMCGVPVHTSNHYIQKLIKIGHRIALCEQIETPLEAKQRDKKSLVRRNVVRLVTPGTITEDQLLSPTDSNYLMAVARIRTEWAIAWIDISTGVFKISKSNRNRLISDIMRIDPREVIFSEEELLNSEYKSLFETLGNISIPQPCVFFDNAVAEKRIVDYYGITTTDTFGSFSQAEKTAAAAAISYIKKTQLLDKPTIGYPEREDIKSILFIDSAARSNLEILHTLSGSREGSLLKNIDYTLTGGGGRLFAERIASPLTNPQKINIRLDSINFFLKNPELVKSIQTILKSSPDIPRALSRLKIERGEPRDIAVVRNGIRSGIDMLDAISKKDIPEELRDAVKKLQKLPQSLEKTLSSMLSDDLPTLKKDGGFLRDGADPSLDEARLLRDQSKRIIASLQLKYAEETNIKNIKIKHNNHLGYFIEVISSNAKILTKDFESKDRFIHRQTMTNLTRFTTLELIDLENRITNATNRALSIELEAFETLSKAIIEQSESLNDASKVIDVIDVSIALTTLAREQNYCRPIVDDSTKFIVKDGRHPVVEKTLKYQSSKPFITNDCDLSCSDDKKNGKLWLLTGPNMGGKSTFLRQNALIVIMAQMGSYVPASSVHIGIVDKLFSRVGSADNLASGRSTFMVEMIETASILNQATNQSFVILDEIGRGTSTLDGLSIAWATIEYLHEINLCRGLLATHFHELTDLSKSLARFHNATLQVSESAEGIVFLHKVIPGIADHSYGIQVGKLAGLPPSVISRAYEVLKKFAKLYDKNQKDVREYGQISKLPPEESKESISKNDLFLEKINQIDPNEMTPLKALETLYTLKAWALEISSDNTLK from the coding sequence ATGACGAAAGAGTTTTCATCTCAACAAGAATCATGCCTTGAAAACATTGATATAGAAAAAGATCTAAAGTCTTCGACTCCCATGATGCGTCAATATATCGAAATAAAATCCATCAATCCTGATAGCTTACTATTCTATAGGATGGGAGATTTTTATGAATTATTTTTTGAAGATGCCATTATAGCCTCCCGTTGCCTTGGAATAACCTTAACCAAAAGAGGGAAACACTTAGGAAAAGATATTCCGATGTGCGGGGTCCCAGTACATACTAGCAATCATTATATTCAAAAACTAATTAAAATAGGACATCGAATTGCTCTATGTGAACAAATTGAAACCCCTCTCGAAGCAAAACAACGAGACAAAAAGTCATTAGTTCGTCGTAATGTAGTCCGTCTTGTAACACCTGGAACCATTACCGAAGATCAGCTGCTTTCACCAACAGATTCTAATTATCTCATGGCAGTCGCTCGTATTCGAACAGAATGGGCAATTGCTTGGATCGATATCTCTACTGGTGTTTTTAAAATATCCAAATCAAATCGTAATAGATTGATTTCAGATATCATGCGTATTGATCCACGCGAAGTTATCTTTTCTGAAGAAGAGCTACTAAATTCTGAATACAAATCACTCTTTGAAACATTGGGGAATATATCCATACCTCAACCTTGCGTGTTTTTTGACAATGCCGTTGCTGAAAAGCGTATTGTTGACTACTATGGAATAACAACTACGGATACCTTTGGATCCTTTTCTCAAGCTGAAAAAACTGCTGCTGCTGCTGCGATTTCCTATATCAAAAAAACACAGCTCTTAGACAAGCCAACTATCGGATATCCTGAGCGAGAAGATATAAAATCCATATTGTTTATTGATTCCGCCGCTCGTTCCAATTTAGAAATCCTCCATACCCTCTCAGGTTCTCGCGAAGGATCTCTCTTGAAAAATATCGATTATACCTTAACGGGAGGCGGAGGAAGGCTTTTTGCCGAAAGAATTGCGTCACCTTTAACCAATCCTCAAAAAATTAATATCCGCCTTGATTCAATCAATTTTTTCCTTAAAAATCCAGAATTGGTCAAGTCTATACAAACAATATTAAAATCTTCTCCTGATATACCACGAGCACTCTCACGTCTCAAAATTGAACGAGGAGAACCACGAGATATCGCCGTTGTTCGCAATGGCATACGCTCTGGCATAGACATGCTAGATGCCATATCAAAAAAAGACATACCAGAAGAACTACGTGATGCTGTTAAAAAATTACAAAAGTTGCCTCAATCTCTTGAAAAAACACTATCATCAATGCTTTCCGATGACTTGCCTACTCTAAAAAAAGATGGAGGGTTCTTACGTGATGGAGCTGATCCATCTCTAGACGAAGCGCGATTGCTCCGCGATCAATCTAAACGTATTATTGCATCTCTACAATTAAAATACGCAGAAGAAACAAACATAAAAAATATAAAAATAAAACATAATAATCATTTAGGATATTTTATTGAAGTTATTTCCAGTAATGCTAAAATTTTAACAAAAGATTTTGAATCCAAAGATCGCTTCATACATCGCCAAACTATGACCAATTTAACTCGTTTTACTACCCTTGAGCTTATTGATCTAGAGAATCGTATTACTAATGCTACAAATCGAGCCTTGTCAATTGAATTAGAAGCCTTTGAAACACTCTCTAAGGCTATAATAGAACAATCAGAATCACTGAATGACGCATCAAAAGTAATTGATGTCATTGATGTATCAATTGCTTTAACAACATTAGCTAGAGAACAAAATTATTGTCGTCCAATTGTTGATGATTCAACAAAATTTATTGTAAAAGATGGGCGCCATCCTGTCGTTGAAAAAACATTGAAATACCAATCATCAAAACCTTTCATAACAAATGATTGTGATTTATCTTGTTCCGACGACAAGAAAAATGGAAAGCTTTGGCTCCTTACAGGCCCTAATATGGGAGGAAAATCCACATTCCTACGTCAAAACGCTCTTATTGTTATCATGGCACAAATGGGATCTTATGTTCCCGCCTCTTCTGTCCATATTGGTATCGTGGATAAATTATTCTCGCGCGTCGGTTCTGCAGATAATTTAGCAAGTGGACGCTCTACTTTCATGGTAGAAATGATTGAAACAGCATCCATTTTAAATCAGGCCACTAATCAATCATTTGTTATTCTGGATGAGATTGGGCGAGGGACTTCCACATTAGACGGTCTTTCTATAGCGTGGGCAACTATAGAATATCTACACGAAATTAATCTCTGTCGTGGATTATTAGCAACCCACTTCCATGAATTAACAGATTTATCAAAAAGTTTAGCAAGATTTCATAACGCTACCTTACAGGTTTCTGAAAGCGCTGAAGGGATCGTTTTTTTACACAAAGTCATTCCTGGAATTGCTGATCATTCCTATGGAATACAAGTAGGGAAATTAGCTGGATTGCCCCCTTCTGTCATATCTCGTGCATATGAAGTGTTAAAAAAATTCGCAAAACTATATGATAAAAATCAAAAAGATGTACGAGAATATGGTCAAATATCAAAACTTCCACCGGAAGAATCAAAGGAAAGTATTTCCAAAAACGATTTGTTTTTGGAAAAAATAAATCAAATTGATCCCAATGAAATGACTCCTTTAAAAGCATTAGAAACATTGTACACTTTAAAAGCGTGGGCATTAGAAATATCTTCCGACAACACTTTAAAATAG